The proteins below are encoded in one region of Homo sapiens chromosome 2, GRCh38.p14 Primary Assembly:
- the STK11IP gene encoding serine/threonine-protein kinase 11-interacting protein isoform X5, with product MTTAQRDSLLWKLAGLLRESGDVVLSGCSTLSLLTPTLQQLNHVFELHLGPWGPGQTGFVALPSHPADSPVILQLQFLFDVLQKTLSLKLVHVAGPGPTGPIKIFPFKSLRHLELRGVPLHCLHGLRGIYSQLETLICSRSLQALEELLSACGGDFCSALPWLALLSANFSYNALTALDSSLRLLSALRFLNLSHNQVQDCQGFLMDLCELHHLDISYNRLHLVPRMGPSGAALGVLILRGNELRSLHGLEQLRNLRHLDLAYNLLEGHRELSPLWLLAELRKLYLEGNPLWFHPEHRAATAQYLSPRARDAATGFLLDGKVLSLTDFQTHTSLGLSPMGPPLPWPVGSTPETSGGPDLSDSLSSGGVVTQPLLHKVKSRVRVRRASISEPSDTDPEPRTLNPSPAGWFVQQHPELELMSSFRERFGRNWLQYRSHLEPSGNPLPATPTTSAPSAPPASSQGPDTAPRPSPPQEEARGPQESPQKMSEEVRAEPQEEEEEKEGKEEKEEGEMVEQGEEEAGEEEEEEQDQKEVEAELCRPLLVCPLEGPEGVRGRECFLRVTSAHLFEVELQAARTLERLELQSLEAAEIEPEAQAQRSPRPTGSDLLPGAPILSLRFSYICPDRQLRRYLVLEPDAHAAVQELLAVLTPVTNVAREQLGEARDLLLGRFQCLRCGHEFKPEEPRMGLDSEEGWRPLFQKTGSGNRESSLWLLLRLPALSATLLAMVTTLTGPRTAHLRHRAPVTMVVGASVPPLSAVASALWTTDSGSSWMLRCSAMPRRSSSAASRCQWHWQATLGSSCALWLCLTAGCTC from the exons ATGACGACCGCTCAGAGGGACTCCCTGTTGTGGAAGCTCGCGGGGTTGCTGCGGGAGTCCG GGGATGTGGTCCTGTCTGGCTGTAGCACCCTGAGCCTGCTGACTCCCACACTGCAACAGCTGAACCACGTATTTGAGCTGCACCTGGGGCCATGGGGCCCTGGCCAGACAGGCTTTGTGGCTCTGCCCTCCCATCCTGCCGACTCCCCTGTTATTCTTCAGCTTCAGTTTCTCTTCGATGTGCTGCAGAAAACACTTTCACTCAAG ctggtCCATGTTGCTGGTCCTGGCCCCACAGGGCCCATCAAGATTTTCCCCTTCAAATCCCTTCGGCACCTGGAG CTCCGAGGTGTTCCCCTCCACTGTCTGCATGGCCTCCGAGGCATCTACTCCCAGCTGGAGACCCTGATTTGCAGCAGGAGCCTCCAGGCATTAGAG GAGCTCCTCTCAGCCTGCGGCGGCGACTTCTGCTCTGCCCTCCCTTGGCTGGCTCTGCTTTCTGCCAACTTCAGCTACAATGCACTGACCGCCTTAGACAGCTCCCTG CGCCTCTTGTCAGCTCTGCGTTTCTTGAACCTAAGCCACAATCAAGTCCAGGACTGTCAGGGATTCCTGATG GATTTGTGTGAGCTCCACCATCTGGACATCTCCTATAATCGCCTGCATTTGGTGCCAAGAATGGGACCCTCAGGGGCTGCTCTGGGGGTCCTGATACTGCGAGGCAATGAGCTTCGGAGCCTGCATG GCCTAGAGCAGCTGAGGAATCTGCGGCACCTGGATTTGGCATACAACCTGCTGGAAGGACACCGGGAGCTGTCACCACTGTGGCTGCTGGCTGAGCTCCGCAAG CTCTACCTGGAGGGGAACCCTCTTTGGTTCCACCCTGAGCACCGAGCAGCCACTGCCCAGTACTTGTCACCCcgggccagggatgctgctactGGC TTCCTTCTCGATGGCAAGGTCTTGTCACTGACAGATTTTCAG ACTCACACATCCTTGGGGCTCAGCCCCATGGGCCCACCTTTGCCCTGGCCAGTGGGGAGTACTCCTGAAACCTCAGGTGGCCCTGACCTGAGTGACAGCCTCTCCTCAGGGGGTGTTGTGACCCAGCCCCTGCTTCATAAGGTTAAG AGCCGAGTCCGTGTGAGGCGGGCAAGCATCTCTGAACCCAGTGATACGGACCCGGAGCCCCGAACTCTGAACCCCTCTCCGGCTG GATGGTTCGTGCAGCAGCACCCGGAGCTGGAGCTCATGAGCAGCTTCCGGGAACGGTTCGGCCGCAACTGGCTGCAGTACAGGAGTCACCTGGAGCCCTCCGGAAACCCTCTGCCGGCCACCCCCACTACTTCTGCACCCAGTGCACCTCCAGCCAGCTCCCAGGGCCCCGACACTGCACCCAGACCTTCACCCCCGCAGGAGGAAGCCAGAGGCCCCCAGGAGTCACCACAGAAAATGTCAGAGGAGGTCAGGGCGGAGccacaggaggaggaagaggagaaggaggggaaggaggagaaggaggagggggagatggtggaacagggagaagaggaggcaggagaggaggaagaagaggagcagGACCAGAAGGAAGTGGAAG CGGAACTCTGTCGCCCCTTGTTGGTGTGTCCCCTGGAGGGGCCTGAGGGCGTACGGGGCAGGGAATGCTTTCTCAGGGTCACTTCTGCCCACCTGTTTGAGGTGGAACTCCAAGCAGCTCGCACCTTGGAGCGACTGGAGCTCCAGAGTCTGGAGGCAGCTGAGATAGAGCCGGAGGCCCAGGCCCAGAGGTCGCCCAGGCCCACG GGCTCAGATCTGCTCCCTGGAGCCCCCATCCTCAGTCTGCGCTTCTCCTACATCTGCCCTGACCGGCAGTTGCGTCGCTATTTGGTGCTGGAGCCTGATGCCCACGCAGCTGTCCAG GAGCTGCTTGCCGTGTTGACCCCAGTCACCAATGTGGCTCGGGAACAGCTTGGGGAGGCCAGGGACCTCCTGCTGGGTAGATTCCAGTGTCTACGCTGTGGCCATGAGTTCAAGCCAGAGGAGCCCAGGATGGGATTAGACAGTGAGGAAGGCTGGAGGCCTCTGTTCCAAAAGACAG GGAGCGGAAACAGGGAGAGCAGTCTCTGGCTCCTTCTCCGTCTGCCAGCCCTGTCTGCCACCCTCCTGGCCATGGTGACCACCTTGACAGGGCCAAGAACAGCCCACCTCAGGCACCGAGCACCCGTGACCATGGTAGTTGGAGCCTCAGTCCCC CCCCTGAGCGCTGTGGCCTCCGCTCTGTGGACCACCGACTCCGGCTCTTCCTGGATGTTGAGGTGTTCAGCGATGCCCAGGAGGAGTTCCAGTGCTGCCTCAAG GTGCCAGTGGCATTGGCAGGCCACACTGGGGAGTTCATGTGCCTTGTGGTTGTGTCTGACCGCAGGCTGTACCTGTTGA
- the STK11IP gene encoding serine/threonine-protein kinase 11-interacting protein isoform X2 yields MTTAQRDSLLWKLAGLLRESGDVVLSGCSTLSLLTPTLQQLNHVFELHLGPWGPGQTGFVALPSHPADSPVILQLQFLFDVLQKTLSLKLVHVAGPGPTGPIKIFPFKSLRHLELRGVPLHCLHGLRGIYSQLETLICSRSLQALEELLSACGGDFCSALPWLALLSANFSYNALTALDSSLRLLSALRFLNLSHNQVQDCQGFLMDLCELHHLDISYNRLHLVPRMGPSGAALGVLILRGNELRSLHGLEQLRNLRHLDLAYNLLEGHRELSPLWLLAELRKLYLEGNPLWFHPEHRAATAQYLSPRARDAATGFLLDGKVLSLTDFQTHTSLGLSPMGPPLPWPVGSTPETSGGPDLSDSLSSGGVVTQPLLHKVKSRVRVRRASISEPSDTDPEPRTLNPSPAGWFVQQHPELELMSSFRERFGRNWLQYRSHLEPSGNPLPATPTTSAPSAPPASSQGPDTAPRPSPPQEEARGPQESPQKMSEEVRAEPQEEEEEKEGKEEKEEGEMVEQGEEEAGEEEEEEQDQKEVEAELCRPLLVCPLEGPEGVRGRECFLRVTSAHLFEVELQAARTLERLELQSLEAAEIEPEAQAQRSPRPTGSDLLPGAPILSLRFSYICPDRQLRRYLVLEPDAHAAVQELLAVLTPVTNVAREQLGEARDLLLGRFQCLRCGHEFKPEEPRMGLDSEEGWRPLFQKTESPAVCPNCGSDHVVLLAVSRGTPNRERKQGEQSLAPSPSASPVCHPPGHGDHLDRAKNSPPQAPSTRDHGSWSLSPPPERCGLRSVDHRLRLFLDVEVFSDAQEEFQCCLKVPVALAGHTGEFMCLVVVSDRRLYLLKVTGEMREPPASWLQLTLAVPLQDLSGIELGLAGQSLRLEWAAGAGRCVLLPRDARHCRAFLEELLDVLQSLPPAWRNCVSATEEEVTPQHRLWPLLEKDSSLEARQFFYLRAFLVEGPSTCLVSLLLTPSTLFLLDEDAAGSPAEPSPPAASGEASEKVPPSGPGPAVRVREQQPLSSLSSVLLYRSAPEDLRLLFYDEVRKLRLGDVNQFAQSKVVEPGIESTVP; encoded by the exons ATGACGACCGCTCAGAGGGACTCCCTGTTGTGGAAGCTCGCGGGGTTGCTGCGGGAGTCCG GGGATGTGGTCCTGTCTGGCTGTAGCACCCTGAGCCTGCTGACTCCCACACTGCAACAGCTGAACCACGTATTTGAGCTGCACCTGGGGCCATGGGGCCCTGGCCAGACAGGCTTTGTGGCTCTGCCCTCCCATCCTGCCGACTCCCCTGTTATTCTTCAGCTTCAGTTTCTCTTCGATGTGCTGCAGAAAACACTTTCACTCAAG ctggtCCATGTTGCTGGTCCTGGCCCCACAGGGCCCATCAAGATTTTCCCCTTCAAATCCCTTCGGCACCTGGAG CTCCGAGGTGTTCCCCTCCACTGTCTGCATGGCCTCCGAGGCATCTACTCCCAGCTGGAGACCCTGATTTGCAGCAGGAGCCTCCAGGCATTAGAG GAGCTCCTCTCAGCCTGCGGCGGCGACTTCTGCTCTGCCCTCCCTTGGCTGGCTCTGCTTTCTGCCAACTTCAGCTACAATGCACTGACCGCCTTAGACAGCTCCCTG CGCCTCTTGTCAGCTCTGCGTTTCTTGAACCTAAGCCACAATCAAGTCCAGGACTGTCAGGGATTCCTGATG GATTTGTGTGAGCTCCACCATCTGGACATCTCCTATAATCGCCTGCATTTGGTGCCAAGAATGGGACCCTCAGGGGCTGCTCTGGGGGTCCTGATACTGCGAGGCAATGAGCTTCGGAGCCTGCATG GCCTAGAGCAGCTGAGGAATCTGCGGCACCTGGATTTGGCATACAACCTGCTGGAAGGACACCGGGAGCTGTCACCACTGTGGCTGCTGGCTGAGCTCCGCAAG CTCTACCTGGAGGGGAACCCTCTTTGGTTCCACCCTGAGCACCGAGCAGCCACTGCCCAGTACTTGTCACCCcgggccagggatgctgctactGGC TTCCTTCTCGATGGCAAGGTCTTGTCACTGACAGATTTTCAG ACTCACACATCCTTGGGGCTCAGCCCCATGGGCCCACCTTTGCCCTGGCCAGTGGGGAGTACTCCTGAAACCTCAGGTGGCCCTGACCTGAGTGACAGCCTCTCCTCAGGGGGTGTTGTGACCCAGCCCCTGCTTCATAAGGTTAAG AGCCGAGTCCGTGTGAGGCGGGCAAGCATCTCTGAACCCAGTGATACGGACCCGGAGCCCCGAACTCTGAACCCCTCTCCGGCTG GATGGTTCGTGCAGCAGCACCCGGAGCTGGAGCTCATGAGCAGCTTCCGGGAACGGTTCGGCCGCAACTGGCTGCAGTACAGGAGTCACCTGGAGCCCTCCGGAAACCCTCTGCCGGCCACCCCCACTACTTCTGCACCCAGTGCACCTCCAGCCAGCTCCCAGGGCCCCGACACTGCACCCAGACCTTCACCCCCGCAGGAGGAAGCCAGAGGCCCCCAGGAGTCACCACAGAAAATGTCAGAGGAGGTCAGGGCGGAGccacaggaggaggaagaggagaaggaggggaaggaggagaaggaggagggggagatggtggaacagggagaagaggaggcaggagaggaggaagaagaggagcagGACCAGAAGGAAGTGGAAG CGGAACTCTGTCGCCCCTTGTTGGTGTGTCCCCTGGAGGGGCCTGAGGGCGTACGGGGCAGGGAATGCTTTCTCAGGGTCACTTCTGCCCACCTGTTTGAGGTGGAACTCCAAGCAGCTCGCACCTTGGAGCGACTGGAGCTCCAGAGTCTGGAGGCAGCTGAGATAGAGCCGGAGGCCCAGGCCCAGAGGTCGCCCAGGCCCACG GGCTCAGATCTGCTCCCTGGAGCCCCCATCCTCAGTCTGCGCTTCTCCTACATCTGCCCTGACCGGCAGTTGCGTCGCTATTTGGTGCTGGAGCCTGATGCCCACGCAGCTGTCCAG GAGCTGCTTGCCGTGTTGACCCCAGTCACCAATGTGGCTCGGGAACAGCTTGGGGAGGCCAGGGACCTCCTGCTGGGTAGATTCCAGTGTCTACGCTGTGGCCATGAGTTCAAGCCAGAGGAGCCCAGGATGGGATTAGACAGTGAGGAAGGCTGGAGGCCTCTGTTCCAAAAGACAG AATCTCCTGCTGTGTGTCCTAACTGTGGTAGTGACCACGTGGTTCTCCTCGCTGTGTCTCGGGGAACCCCCAACAGGGAGCGGAAACAGGGAGAGCAGTCTCTGGCTCCTTCTCCGTCTGCCAGCCCTGTCTGCCACCCTCCTGGCCATGGTGACCACCTTGACAGGGCCAAGAACAGCCCACCTCAGGCACCGAGCACCCGTGACCATGGTAGTTGGAGCCTCAGTCCCC CCCCTGAGCGCTGTGGCCTCCGCTCTGTGGACCACCGACTCCGGCTCTTCCTGGATGTTGAGGTGTTCAGCGATGCCCAGGAGGAGTTCCAGTGCTGCCTCAAG GTGCCAGTGGCATTGGCAGGCCACACTGGGGAGTTCATGTGCCTTGTGGTTGTGTCTGACCGCAGGCTGTACCTGTTGAAGGTGACTGGGGAGATGCG TGAGCCTCCAGCTAGCTGGCTGCAGCTGACCCTGGCTGTTCCCCTGCAGGATCTGAGTGGCATAGAGCTGGGCCTGGCAGGCCAGAGCCTGCGGCTAGAGTGGGCAGCTGGGGCGGGCCGCTGTGTGCTGCTGCCCCGAGATGCCAGGCATTGCCGGGCCTTCCTAGAGGAGCTCCTTg ATGTCTTGCAGTCTCTGCCCCCTGCCTGGAGGAACTGTGTCAGTGCCACAGAGGAGGAGGTCACCCCCCAGCACCGGCTCTG GCCATTGCTGGAAAAAGACTCATCCTTGGAGGCTCGCCAGTTCTTCTACCTTCGGGCGTTCCTGGTTGAAG GCCCTTCCACCTGCCTCGTATCCCTGTTGCTGACTCCGTCCACCCTGTTCCTGTTAGATGAGGATGCTGCAGGGTCCCCGGCAGAGCCCTCTCCTCCAGCAGCATCTGGCGAAGCCTCTGAGAAGGTGCCTCCCTCGGGGCCGGGCCCTGCTGTGCGTGTCAGGGAGCAGCAGCCACTCAGCAGCCTGAGCTCCGTGCTGCTCTACCGCTCAGCCCCTGAGGACTTGCGGCTGCTCTTCTACGAtgag gtgaggaagctgaggcttgggGATGTTAACCAGTTTGCCCAGTCCAAAGTGGTGGAGCCGGGAATTGAATCCACAGTTCCCTGA
- the STK11IP gene encoding serine/threonine-protein kinase 11-interacting protein isoform X3, which translates to MTTAQRDSLLWKLAGLLRESGDVVLSGCSTLSLLTPTLQQLNHVFELHLGPWGPGQTGFVALPSHPADSPVILQLQFLFDVLQKTLSLKLVHVAGPGPTGPIKIFPFKSLRHLELRGVPLHCLHGLRGIYSQLETLICSRSLQALEELLSACGGDFCSALPWLALLSANFSYNALTALDSSLRLLSALRFLNLSHNQVQDCQGFLMDLCELHHLDISYNRLHLVPRMGPSGAALGVLILRGNELRSLHGLEQLRNLRHLDLAYNLLEGHRELSPLWLLAELRKLYLEGNPLWFHPEHRAATAQYLSPRARDAATGFLLDGKVLSLTDFQTHTSLGLSPMGPPLPWPVGSTPETSGGPDLSDSLSSGGVVTQPLLHKVKSRVRVRRASISEPSDTDPEPRTLNPSPAGWFVQQHPELELMSSFRERFGRNWLQYRSHLEPSGNPLPATPTTSAPSAPPASSQGPDTAPRPSPPQEEARGPQESPQKMSEEVRAEPQEEEEEKEGKEEKEEGEMVEQGEEEAGEEEEEEQDQKEVEAELCRPLLVCPLEGPEGVRGRECFLRVTSAHLFEVELQAARTLERLELQSLEAAEIEPEAQAQRSPRPTGSDLLPGAPILSLRFSYICPDRQLRRYLVLEPDAHAAVQELLAVLTPVTNVAREQLGEARDLLLGRFQCLRCGHEFKPEEPRMGLDSEEGWRPLFQKTESPAVCPNCGSDHVVLLAVSRGTPNRERKQGEQSLAPSPSASPVCHPPGHGDHLDRAKNSPPQAPSTRDHGSWSLSPPPERCGLRSVDHRLRLFLDVEVFSDAQEEFQCCLKVPVALAGHTGEFMCLVVVSDRRLYLLKVTGEMREPPASWLQLTLAVPLQDLSGIELGLAGQSLRLEWAAGAGRCVLLPRDARHCRAFLEELLDVLQSLPPAWRNCVSATEEEVTPQHRLWPLLEKDSSLEARQFFYLRAFLVEGPSTCLVSLLLTPSTLFLLDEDAAGSPAEPSPPAASGEASEKVPPSGPGPAVRVREQQPLSSLSSVLLYRSAPEDLRLLFYDEGR; encoded by the exons ATGACGACCGCTCAGAGGGACTCCCTGTTGTGGAAGCTCGCGGGGTTGCTGCGGGAGTCCG GGGATGTGGTCCTGTCTGGCTGTAGCACCCTGAGCCTGCTGACTCCCACACTGCAACAGCTGAACCACGTATTTGAGCTGCACCTGGGGCCATGGGGCCCTGGCCAGACAGGCTTTGTGGCTCTGCCCTCCCATCCTGCCGACTCCCCTGTTATTCTTCAGCTTCAGTTTCTCTTCGATGTGCTGCAGAAAACACTTTCACTCAAG ctggtCCATGTTGCTGGTCCTGGCCCCACAGGGCCCATCAAGATTTTCCCCTTCAAATCCCTTCGGCACCTGGAG CTCCGAGGTGTTCCCCTCCACTGTCTGCATGGCCTCCGAGGCATCTACTCCCAGCTGGAGACCCTGATTTGCAGCAGGAGCCTCCAGGCATTAGAG GAGCTCCTCTCAGCCTGCGGCGGCGACTTCTGCTCTGCCCTCCCTTGGCTGGCTCTGCTTTCTGCCAACTTCAGCTACAATGCACTGACCGCCTTAGACAGCTCCCTG CGCCTCTTGTCAGCTCTGCGTTTCTTGAACCTAAGCCACAATCAAGTCCAGGACTGTCAGGGATTCCTGATG GATTTGTGTGAGCTCCACCATCTGGACATCTCCTATAATCGCCTGCATTTGGTGCCAAGAATGGGACCCTCAGGGGCTGCTCTGGGGGTCCTGATACTGCGAGGCAATGAGCTTCGGAGCCTGCATG GCCTAGAGCAGCTGAGGAATCTGCGGCACCTGGATTTGGCATACAACCTGCTGGAAGGACACCGGGAGCTGTCACCACTGTGGCTGCTGGCTGAGCTCCGCAAG CTCTACCTGGAGGGGAACCCTCTTTGGTTCCACCCTGAGCACCGAGCAGCCACTGCCCAGTACTTGTCACCCcgggccagggatgctgctactGGC TTCCTTCTCGATGGCAAGGTCTTGTCACTGACAGATTTTCAG ACTCACACATCCTTGGGGCTCAGCCCCATGGGCCCACCTTTGCCCTGGCCAGTGGGGAGTACTCCTGAAACCTCAGGTGGCCCTGACCTGAGTGACAGCCTCTCCTCAGGGGGTGTTGTGACCCAGCCCCTGCTTCATAAGGTTAAG AGCCGAGTCCGTGTGAGGCGGGCAAGCATCTCTGAACCCAGTGATACGGACCCGGAGCCCCGAACTCTGAACCCCTCTCCGGCTG GATGGTTCGTGCAGCAGCACCCGGAGCTGGAGCTCATGAGCAGCTTCCGGGAACGGTTCGGCCGCAACTGGCTGCAGTACAGGAGTCACCTGGAGCCCTCCGGAAACCCTCTGCCGGCCACCCCCACTACTTCTGCACCCAGTGCACCTCCAGCCAGCTCCCAGGGCCCCGACACTGCACCCAGACCTTCACCCCCGCAGGAGGAAGCCAGAGGCCCCCAGGAGTCACCACAGAAAATGTCAGAGGAGGTCAGGGCGGAGccacaggaggaggaagaggagaaggaggggaaggaggagaaggaggagggggagatggtggaacagggagaagaggaggcaggagaggaggaagaagaggagcagGACCAGAAGGAAGTGGAAG CGGAACTCTGTCGCCCCTTGTTGGTGTGTCCCCTGGAGGGGCCTGAGGGCGTACGGGGCAGGGAATGCTTTCTCAGGGTCACTTCTGCCCACCTGTTTGAGGTGGAACTCCAAGCAGCTCGCACCTTGGAGCGACTGGAGCTCCAGAGTCTGGAGGCAGCTGAGATAGAGCCGGAGGCCCAGGCCCAGAGGTCGCCCAGGCCCACG GGCTCAGATCTGCTCCCTGGAGCCCCCATCCTCAGTCTGCGCTTCTCCTACATCTGCCCTGACCGGCAGTTGCGTCGCTATTTGGTGCTGGAGCCTGATGCCCACGCAGCTGTCCAG GAGCTGCTTGCCGTGTTGACCCCAGTCACCAATGTGGCTCGGGAACAGCTTGGGGAGGCCAGGGACCTCCTGCTGGGTAGATTCCAGTGTCTACGCTGTGGCCATGAGTTCAAGCCAGAGGAGCCCAGGATGGGATTAGACAGTGAGGAAGGCTGGAGGCCTCTGTTCCAAAAGACAG AATCTCCTGCTGTGTGTCCTAACTGTGGTAGTGACCACGTGGTTCTCCTCGCTGTGTCTCGGGGAACCCCCAACAGGGAGCGGAAACAGGGAGAGCAGTCTCTGGCTCCTTCTCCGTCTGCCAGCCCTGTCTGCCACCCTCCTGGCCATGGTGACCACCTTGACAGGGCCAAGAACAGCCCACCTCAGGCACCGAGCACCCGTGACCATGGTAGTTGGAGCCTCAGTCCCC CCCCTGAGCGCTGTGGCCTCCGCTCTGTGGACCACCGACTCCGGCTCTTCCTGGATGTTGAGGTGTTCAGCGATGCCCAGGAGGAGTTCCAGTGCTGCCTCAAG GTGCCAGTGGCATTGGCAGGCCACACTGGGGAGTTCATGTGCCTTGTGGTTGTGTCTGACCGCAGGCTGTACCTGTTGAAGGTGACTGGGGAGATGCG TGAGCCTCCAGCTAGCTGGCTGCAGCTGACCCTGGCTGTTCCCCTGCAGGATCTGAGTGGCATAGAGCTGGGCCTGGCAGGCCAGAGCCTGCGGCTAGAGTGGGCAGCTGGGGCGGGCCGCTGTGTGCTGCTGCCCCGAGATGCCAGGCATTGCCGGGCCTTCCTAGAGGAGCTCCTTg ATGTCTTGCAGTCTCTGCCCCCTGCCTGGAGGAACTGTGTCAGTGCCACAGAGGAGGAGGTCACCCCCCAGCACCGGCTCTG GCCATTGCTGGAAAAAGACTCATCCTTGGAGGCTCGCCAGTTCTTCTACCTTCGGGCGTTCCTGGTTGAAG GCCCTTCCACCTGCCTCGTATCCCTGTTGCTGACTCCGTCCACCCTGTTCCTGTTAGATGAGGATGCTGCAGGGTCCCCGGCAGAGCCCTCTCCTCCAGCAGCATCTGGCGAAGCCTCTGAGAAGGTGCCTCCCTCGGGGCCGGGCCCTGCTGTGCGTGTCAGGGAGCAGCAGCCACTCAGCAGCCTGAGCTCCGTGCTGCTCTACCGCTCAGCCCCTGAGGACTTGCGGCTGCTCTTCTACGAtgag ggaagatga